In Methanomicrobium antiquum, one DNA window encodes the following:
- a CDS encoding MtaA/CmuA family methyltransferase — MNIKKRIISGLLGGRTDRVPLWLPVVAVTVEMMEKSKTEWPQAHFEAEAMAKLAAMPWQLAELPAVTVPFCLSLEAEALGCEIDKGTLNRTPSVKKPAFKTPDEFAVPENLLETGRIPVVLRALEILSEKIGDEVPINAKVTGGFTIAGSIFGVNNFIPWIKTNPDYALEAVDYAGSVTKELIGAFEDHGADIISISDPTSSGDLLSGEQYREFVLPFHKTYANMAKKPSALHICGNTKELLPYIRHSGFDAYSFEEKVDVLEAKKILGDDISLIGNISPVGTMLQGNPEQIKVEVLQAIADGIDVLSSGCTLSPLTPLENIHSLVRTQTEYPVKKDDETIVREFLRGLSEGVRG; from the coding sequence ATGAATATTAAAAAACGAATTATCTCGGGATTATTAGGCGGAAGAACGGACAGGGTACCTTTATGGCTGCCTGTTGTCGCTGTAACTGTCGAAATGATGGAAAAGTCTAAGACTGAATGGCCACAGGCTCATTTTGAAGCTGAGGCTATGGCCAAACTTGCAGCTATGCCGTGGCAGCTGGCAGAACTTCCGGCTGTGACAGTCCCGTTCTGCCTTTCACTTGAAGCTGAGGCTCTCGGATGTGAGATAGATAAAGGAACATTAAACCGGACACCGTCAGTAAAAAAACCGGCATTCAAAACACCTGATGAGTTTGCTGTTCCTGAAAATCTACTTGAGACGGGAAGAATTCCTGTTGTTTTAAGAGCTCTTGAAATCCTAAGTGAAAAGATAGGAGACGAAGTTCCAATTAATGCCAAAGTTACAGGTGGATTCACAATTGCTGGCAGTATCTTTGGAGTGAATAATTTCATTCCGTGGATTAAGACAAATCCTGATTACGCACTCGAAGCAGTGGATTATGCAGGAAGTGTCACTAAAGAGCTTATTGGTGCATTTGAGGATCACGGGGCTGATATCATAAGCATATCCGATCCCACATCATCAGGAGATCTTTTAAGCGGTGAGCAGTACAGGGAATTTGTCCTGCCCTTTCACAAAACCTATGCTAATATGGCTAAAAAACCTTCTGCTCTTCATATTTGCGGCAATACAAAGGAGTTGCTGCCTTATATCAGGCATTCCGGATTTGATGCTTATTCGTTTGAAGAAAAAGTGGATGTTTTAGAGGCGAAAAAAATACTCGGTGATGATATTTCTCTTATTGGAAATATATCGCCTGTTGGAACAATGCTTCAGGGTAACCCTGAACAGATAAAGGTTGAAGTATTGCAGGCAATTGCAGACGGAATTGATGTTTTGTCATCCGGATGTACTTTGTCGCCTTTAACACCGCTTGAAAACATTCATTCACTTGTGAGGACGCAGACGGAGTATCCTGTTAAAAAAGATGATGAGACAATTGTCAGAGAATTTCTAAGGGGATTATCAGAAGGTGTTAGAGGATGA
- a CDS encoding DUF1847 domain-containing protein — MTRRKADCSSCPNQACWSENPGEGPKFCPGKTKMEEVNSAYEIYQTDPESGKMAVAAAKTEGRSYMKWTRVEDTIDFAKEMGYKKIGIATCIGLMAEDRILQKILTAHGFDVVSVCCKCGAIGKEKIGLLDSEKAKPGTFEPICNPVAQAKILSSADTEFNVLLGLCVGHDSLFTKYSEAPVTTLVAKDRITCHNPNAVLHGTSFYYKRLLSL, encoded by the coding sequence ATGACAAGAAGAAAAGCTGACTGCAGCAGTTGCCCAAACCAGGCCTGCTGGAGTGAAAATCCAGGAGAAGGGCCTAAATTTTGTCCGGGAAAGACAAAAATGGAAGAGGTAAACTCAGCATATGAGATTTACCAAACCGATCCAGAGTCCGGAAAAATGGCAGTCGCTGCCGCCAAAACTGAAGGCAGAAGCTATATGAAATGGACAAGGGTTGAGGATACAATCGACTTTGCAAAAGAGATGGGATATAAAAAAATAGGGATTGCAACATGCATCGGCCTTATGGCAGAAGACAGGATTCTTCAGAAAATTCTTACTGCTCACGGATTTGATGTAGTGTCTGTATGCTGTAAATGCGGAGCAATCGGCAAGGAAAAAATTGGTCTCCTGGATTCTGAGAAGGCAAAACCAGGAACATTTGAGCCAATATGTAATCCTGTTGCACAGGCAAAAATTCTCTCGTCGGCAGATACCGAGTTTAATGTTCTGCTTGGATTATGTGTAGGGCACGATTCGCTTTTCACAAAATACTCAGAAGCACCTGTAACCACACTTGTTGCCAAAGACAGAATTACATGCCACAATCCAAATGCCGTCCTTCACGGAACAAGTTTTTACTATAAGAGGCTGCTATCACTATGA